The Nitrospira sp. KM1 genome includes a window with the following:
- a CDS encoding septal ring lytic transglycosylase RlpA family protein: MSAKGFRTISSIIWVMAVSPGILGGCSWIPKGETQFDVGIKDRGVASWYGSQFHGRQAANGAMYDMEGLTAAHRTIPLGSILRVVNLTNGKYLHVQVTDRGPYAQGRILDLSHAAAVRLEMETSGITIVQIEVVGERRPDLLISSDSLPHAYPLHVLGNILPELSPTAVLRYPSRTLHSDLWIRRGMRRVPALLETGYTAHTGAATLVLS, translated from the coding sequence ATGAGCGCAAAAGGTTTCAGAACTATTAGTTCCATCATCTGGGTCATGGCAGTGAGTCCAGGCATCCTTGGTGGGTGCTCTTGGATCCCCAAGGGTGAGACACAGTTTGATGTCGGCATTAAGGATCGTGGAGTCGCATCATGGTACGGAAGTCAGTTCCACGGTCGCCAAGCAGCCAATGGCGCCATGTACGACATGGAAGGCTTGACTGCCGCTCATCGCACGATTCCTCTCGGAAGTATCCTACGAGTTGTCAACCTCACAAACGGCAAGTACCTCCATGTACAGGTTACTGATCGAGGTCCTTATGCCCAGGGACGCATTCTTGACTTGTCTCATGCCGCTGCCGTCCGTTTGGAAATGGAGACATCCGGGATCACCATCGTCCAGATTGAGGTGGTAGGTGAACGGCGTCCTGACCTCTTGATCTCGTCGGATAGCCTGCCACATGCGTATCCGCTGCACGTATTGGGGAATATCTTGCCGGAGCTATCGCCTACGGCTGTTTTGAGATACCCGTCAAGGACGCTTCACAGCGATCTTTGGATTCGCCGCGGCATGCGTCGGGTGCCGGCATTGTTGGAGACGGGCTATACCGCTCACACCGGGGCGGCAACGCTGGTCCTCAGCTAG
- a CDS encoding HEAT repeat domain-containing protein, whose amino-acid sequence MEQHKNESDEFFPADPESASDELTDRVAAELTGEQPVAAEGGGGPTEQSALEEEKVKDEIDIQIDLLKDPDWVVRREAAITLGEMGDERCVEPLCAALHDGDWQVREVAIDSLGQIGSPAVEQLLKLLRVWDVRKYVLSALGRIRDERVLDPLMQQLHNDEFKDDATNALVQLGEPALPRLVGALKHKDEMVRKQAVLALGRIKHTDAIDPLIEMLADKDWFTRLTAAAALEAIGDERGRAAIKPLTKDPDQVVRMRVERILVKWKKQSQDSPATATTH is encoded by the coding sequence ATGGAACAGCACAAGAACGAATCGGACGAGTTTTTCCCAGCCGATCCCGAATCGGCAAGTGACGAATTGACGGATCGCGTCGCCGCCGAGTTGACCGGAGAACAGCCGGTTGCAGCTGAAGGTGGGGGCGGTCCGACGGAACAGAGCGCACTGGAAGAAGAAAAAGTTAAGGATGAAATCGATATCCAAATTGACCTTCTTAAAGATCCGGATTGGGTCGTCCGGCGTGAAGCCGCAATCACGTTGGGGGAAATGGGAGATGAGCGTTGCGTCGAGCCCTTATGCGCCGCTCTGCACGATGGTGATTGGCAGGTACGTGAGGTGGCGATCGATTCGCTTGGGCAGATCGGGTCTCCTGCCGTGGAACAATTGCTCAAACTGTTACGAGTCTGGGATGTCCGCAAGTATGTACTCTCGGCCTTAGGCCGAATCCGAGATGAACGCGTGCTCGATCCGCTGATGCAGCAGTTGCATAACGATGAGTTCAAAGACGATGCGACGAACGCGTTGGTCCAACTGGGTGAACCTGCTCTTCCTCGATTGGTCGGTGCCCTCAAGCACAAAGACGAAATGGTTCGCAAACAAGCGGTCTTGGCGCTCGGGCGCATCAAGCACACCGACGCGATTGATCCATTGATCGAGATGTTGGCCGATAAGGACTGGTTTACGCGCTTAACCGCAGCCGCAGCGCTCGAGGCCATTGGCGATGAAAGGGGGCGTGCCGCGATTAAACCGTTGACGAAAGATCCCGATCAAGTGGTGCGCATGCGGGTGGAGAGGATTTTGGTCAAATGGAAGAAGCAGTCCCAGGACTCACCTGCGACCGCGACAACTCATTGA